From Deltaproteobacteria bacterium, the proteins below share one genomic window:
- a CDS encoding PadR family transcriptional regulator has translation MKEDRHGYEIHHLLSSGLGRVWYAGMSQIYALLKHLEMMGEVISKLEIQDNRPAKKIYSITPEGREAFLNWVQRPVERIRDLRLQFLAKLFFMRELKLSGIGELMEKQIKVCQGHLEGIKQQDDVCCGEFDGLVFQFRICQIEAIIRWLKDCEGYFNH, from the coding sequence ATGAAAGAGGATAGACATGGTTATGAAATCCACCACCTTCTCTCCTCTGGATTGGGGCGTGTGTGGTATGCCGGAATGAGCCAGATCTATGCCCTTCTCAAACACCTTGAAATGATGGGAGAAGTGATCTCGAAACTAGAAATTCAGGACAACCGGCCAGCCAAGAAGATCTATTCGATTACCCCTGAAGGCCGTGAGGCCTTTCTGAACTGGGTTCAAAGGCCGGTCGAGAGGATTCGTGATCTGAGGCTCCAGTTCCTGGCCAAACTCTTTTTTATGAGGGAGTTGAAGTTGTCCGGCATCGGTGAACTAATGGAAAAACAGATCAAGGTATGCCAGGGACATTTGGAAGGCATAAAACAACAGGATGATGTCTGCTGCGGTGAATTTGACGGCCTGGTCTTTCAATTCAGGATCTGCCAGATCGAGGCGATTATAAGGTGGCTTAAAGATTGCGAAGGATACTTCAACCATTAA
- a CDS encoding ABC transporter ATP-binding protein produces the protein MPSIQLKNISKYVCQNVNLEVFDKELLVLLGPNGAGKSTLLNIIAGLIDYEGSVLFDGEPVDKLATSKRKVGYLFQELALFPHLDVASNIAYGLRAQKQSQSGVEARVGELLQMMKIKHLSSRYPRHLSGGEKQRVALARTLAPSPQVLLFDEPLSNLDFRTSKYLRIELQLLQKELGITTIYVTHNQREAEEIGDRIAVIHQGSLEQVGTPEEIFFNPQNERISEFIGSPNILPCEYCRELGLGLMEIGTGGLTIVVPHEGVEIKKIAISPRDIYISTDKPPGPDLNRFKGMIMEMTPSSSLTKIKLKVGDHTLMAEIPTEVGEGMDLQIGREVYLILKLRWIKTLSVPLY, from the coding sequence ATGCCATCTATCCAACTTAAAAATATATCTAAATACGTCTGTCAAAATGTCAACCTGGAGGTATTCGATAAAGAATTACTAGTATTGTTGGGGCCAAATGGTGCTGGGAAAAGCACTCTGCTGAATATCATTGCCGGACTAATTGATTATGAAGGATCAGTCCTTTTTGATGGCGAGCCGGTAGACAAACTGGCTACCAGTAAAAGGAAAGTAGGCTACCTGTTTCAAGAATTAGCCTTATTTCCTCACCTCGATGTTGCCTCCAATATAGCTTATGGTTTAAGAGCCCAAAAGCAATCTCAGAGTGGAGTGGAAGCCAGAGTCGGGGAACTACTCCAGATGATGAAGATAAAGCACCTGTCGTCTCGCTACCCCAGGCATCTAAGTGGAGGTGAGAAACAGAGGGTGGCCTTGGCCCGAACCCTCGCCCCCTCTCCTCAAGTCCTGCTCTTCGATGAACCCTTGAGCAACCTTGACTTCAGGACATCAAAATATCTTCGGATAGAACTGCAACTTCTGCAGAAGGAGTTAGGAATAACCACCATCTATGTGACCCATAACCAAAGGGAGGCAGAGGAGATAGGGGATAGGATAGCCGTCATCCACCAAGGGTCGCTGGAGCAGGTGGGGACTCCAGAGGAAATCTTCTTTAACCCCCAAAACGAACGCATCTCAGAGTTCATCGGTTCCCCAAACATCTTGCCCTGTGAATATTGCCGGGAGCTAGGCCTGGGCCTAATGGAGATCGGCACCGGGGGTCTCACCATAGTGGTGCCCCATGAGGGGGTTGAGATAAAGAAGATTGCCATCTCCCCCCGGGACATCTACATCTCAACAGACAAACCCCCTGGACCGGACCTGAACAGGTTCAAGGGGATGATCATGGAGATGACCCCTTCATCATCTCTGACCAAGATAAAGTTGAAGGTAGGCGACCATACCCTTATGGCCGAGATACCCACTGAAGTAGGGGAAGGAATGGACTTGCAAATAGGCAGGGAGGTCTACTTGATTCTGAAATTGAGATGGATAAAGACCCTCTCCGTCCCTCTATATTGA
- a CDS encoding DUF433 domain-containing protein: MNEERKDLKRFIQSDPDIMMGKPVIVGTRITVELILEKLAAGETIEQILKAHPRLTEEAVRAALAFASEALRADVVYPIRKTI, from the coding sequence ATGAATGAAGAGAGGAAAGACCTTAAAAGATTTATCCAATCTGACCCTGATATTATGATGGGAAAACCTGTGATTGTTGGTACCAGGATCACGGTGGAATTGATTTTAGAAAAACTTGCCGCAGGTGAAACTATTGAACAGATACTCAAAGCTCACCCCCGTTTAACAGAAGAAGCTGTCAGAGCGGCTTTGGCCTTTGCATCAGAAGCCTTAAGGGCAGATGTAGTTTACCCTATCCGTAAGACAATATAG
- a CDS encoding type III pantothenate kinase encodes MLLVIDVGNTHTVLGVFVGDKLRHHWRVATEPERTVDEFGILLGNLFSFHGIRPEGIKGMVISCVVPPMLPILEEVAEGYFHIKPLVIGPGIKTGMPIFYDNPVEVGADRIVNSVAAYEQYHQELIVVDFGTSTTFDFISAKGEYMGGAIAPGIGISMEALFQRASKLPRVELLKPKGVIGKNTVHSMQAGIFYGYVGLVDGMVRRIQEETNSNPKVVATGGWARLIASESKTIHEVDELLTLKGLRIIYLRNITRKK; translated from the coding sequence ATGCTGCTTGTCATTGATGTGGGCAATACCCATACGGTATTGGGGGTCTTTGTGGGAGATAAACTCCGTCATCACTGGCGGGTGGCAACTGAACCAGAGAGGACGGTCGATGAGTTTGGCATTCTCCTCGGTAACCTCTTCAGCTTTCACGGTATCAGGCCCGAGGGGATTAAAGGGATGGTCATCTCATGTGTGGTTCCTCCGATGCTTCCGATCTTGGAAGAGGTGGCGGAGGGGTATTTTCATATCAAGCCGTTGGTGATAGGTCCAGGGATCAAGACAGGGATGCCCATCTTCTATGATAATCCCGTTGAGGTAGGTGCAGACAGGATCGTCAACTCCGTGGCTGCATATGAACAGTATCACCAAGAGCTGATCGTGGTTGATTTTGGTACCTCCACTACCTTTGATTTTATATCCGCCAAAGGGGAATACATGGGAGGGGCTATTGCCCCTGGGATAGGGATCTCCATGGAAGCCCTATTTCAACGGGCCTCCAAACTGCCCCGGGTGGAGTTGCTCAAACCCAAGGGGGTAATAGGCAAAAACACAGTACACAGCATGCAAGCCGGAATCTTCTATGGTTATGTGGGGTTAGTAGATGGCATGGTCAGGAGGATACAAGAGGAGACCAACTCCAATCCCAAGGTGGTGGCCACAGGGGGTTGGGCCCGTTTAATCGCCTCTGAGTCCAAGACCATCCATGAGGTGGACGAACTCCTCACCCTCAAGGGGTTAAGGATCATCTACCTGCGCAACATCACCAGGAAAAAGTAA
- the fusA gene encoding elongation factor G, which yields MVGEKQLRKTRNIGFMAHIDAGKTTVTERILYYTGRTYKIGEVHEGTTVMDWMSQEQERGITITSAVTTCQWRDHIIHIIDTPGHVDFTIEVERSLRVLDGAIAVFCGVGGVEPQSETVWHQADKYRVPKIAFVNKMDRVGADFFGTVEMMTEKLGADPLVVQIPWGVEDSFGGVIDLIKMKGIIWEEDTLGAVYQEIGIPEGILPQAQEYRERLLEKVAETDDLLIEKYLSAEAISEGELKRAIRKATVEVKVVPVLCGAALRNKGVQPLLDAIVDYLPSPLDVPPVEGVNPRTKEIEQRRSDEDEPLCALAFKIMMDQGRKLTYLRVYSGVMETGKIVYNANLDEEERVARIFEMHANHRRRLDRAKAGEIVAVMGLKETSTGNTLCDRAHPILLEPIEFYKPVISVAVEPKTNQDQDKLPFALEKLSEEDPTFKVRYDDDTGQTIISGMGELHLDVLIKRLVEEYNLAVNVGRPQVVYRETIVKPAEVEGRFSKVIEEVPHSAEINLEIIPNERGKGIEFISLVPAEEIPQEYLEAIQAGVEDSSTVGALMGYPLTDIKVLFKGARYTQDEFTTMVLKVAASQALREACQKGGPLLLEPMMELDVMVPEEFMGEVIGDIQSRKGSIESISTKGKMAMIKALTPLTSMFGYSTDLRSMTQGRGTFSMRFSHYDKVVD from the coding sequence ATGGTAGGCGAAAAACAACTACGCAAGACCAGAAACATAGGGTTCATGGCCCACATCGATGCGGGAAAGACCACCGTCACCGAGAGGATCCTCTACTATACGGGGCGCACCTATAAGATCGGTGAGGTGCACGAGGGGACCACGGTGATGGATTGGATGTCCCAAGAACAGGAGAGGGGGATTACCATTACTTCAGCAGTGACCACCTGCCAATGGCGCGATCACATCATCCATATTATTGACACCCCAGGTCATGTAGATTTCACCATTGAGGTGGAGAGGTCTTTACGGGTGCTTGACGGGGCCATTGCCGTGTTCTGTGGGGTAGGGGGGGTGGAACCTCAGTCGGAGACCGTATGGCACCAGGCCGATAAGTACCGGGTCCCCAAGATCGCTTTTGTCAACAAAATGGATCGGGTAGGAGCTGATTTCTTCGGCACGGTGGAGATGATGACCGAAAAACTCGGGGCCGATCCGTTGGTAGTCCAGATCCCTTGGGGGGTAGAGGATTCCTTTGGTGGGGTAATAGACCTGATCAAGATGAAAGGGATCATCTGGGAAGAGGATACTCTGGGGGCGGTCTATCAGGAGATCGGGATCCCCGAAGGCATTCTCCCCCAGGCCCAGGAGTACCGGGAGCGCCTCTTGGAGAAGGTGGCAGAGACCGACGACCTCCTGATAGAAAAGTATTTAAGCGCGGAGGCAATCTCTGAGGGGGAATTAAAGAGGGCCATCAGAAAGGCGACTGTTGAGGTTAAAGTGGTGCCGGTGCTATGTGGGGCCGCCTTAAGGAACAAGGGGGTTCAACCCCTCCTGGACGCCATCGTAGATTACCTCCCCTCACCCCTGGATGTCCCTCCGGTGGAGGGAGTAAACCCACGCACCAAAGAGATCGAACAGCGAAGAAGCGATGAGGATGAACCCCTCTGCGCCCTGGCCTTCAAGATCATGATGGACCAGGGGAGGAAGCTCACCTACCTCAGGGTCTATTCAGGGGTCATGGAGACGGGTAAGATCGTCTATAACGCCAATTTGGACGAAGAGGAACGCGTGGCGAGGATCTTTGAGATGCACGCCAACCACCGCAGGAGGCTCGATCGGGCGAAGGCGGGGGAGATCGTGGCTGTAATGGGGTTAAAGGAGACCTCGACCGGGAACACCCTCTGCGATCGTGCCCACCCTATCCTGCTGGAGCCGATAGAGTTCTACAAGCCGGTCATCTCCGTGGCAGTGGAACCCAAGACCAATCAGGACCAGGATAAGCTCCCCTTTGCCCTGGAGAAACTGAGCGAAGAAGACCCCACTTTTAAGGTGAGATATGACGATGACACCGGGCAGACAATTATCTCGGGGATGGGAGAACTCCACCTTGATGTCCTCATCAAGAGGTTGGTGGAGGAGTACAATTTGGCGGTTAATGTCGGCAGACCCCAGGTGGTCTATCGTGAGACCATCGTGAAACCAGCGGAGGTGGAAGGAAGATTCTCCAAGGTGATCGAAGAAGTCCCTCACAGTGCTGAGATCAACTTGGAGATCATCCCCAATGAGAGGGGAAAAGGGATTGAGTTCATCTCCCTGGTACCTGCGGAAGAGATACCTCAGGAATATCTCGAGGCTATACAGGCCGGCGTGGAGGATTCTTCCACTGTGGGTGCACTCATGGGTTACCCCCTCACCGATATAAAGGTCCTGTTCAAGGGTGCCCGCTACACTCAAGATGAGTTCACTACCATGGTCCTTAAGGTGGCAGCATCTCAAGCCCTGCGCGAGGCCTGCCAGAAGGGTGGCCCACTACTCTTGGAGCCCATGATGGAATTGGACGTCATGGTCCCTGAGGAGTTCATGGGTGAGGTGATCGGCGACATACAGTCGAGAAAGGGATCCATTGAGTCCATCAGTACAAAGGGGAAGATGGCGATGATTAAGGCCCTCACCCCCTTGACCAGCATGTTTGGGTATTCCACTGATCTAAGGTCCATGACCCAGGGGAGGGGGACCTTTTCCATGCGTTTTTCTCATTACGACAAGGTGGTAGATTGA
- a CDS encoding ABC transporter substrate-binding protein: MKRLLVLLLAGLVIFIPLGGVVPMEKAAVPIHMAVEFVDHAASAHIAKKQGWFQAEGLDVTAFDNYITGMALAAALGRGDINVAYVCLIPAISAYANGKVPIKVVAGTHKYGYGLLVDPNKVKTVKDLERPDIRLACQREGSPTDAVMHKMMEKYRLDKEKILKKVRRMPPPKVLLALKMGQIDAGFCCEQFPTMGEELGFKVLLTAQDVWSDMQGSVLVARDDLIRDHPEVVRKLVKITRRGVQYINKHPEDAARIVAGELTVAGKEVFPLRVGKVAAKLEITPEAILRSLTIRMKCTTDIDPKMVQEEIDYLAELGYIKSSFKAEDILDLSFLEGE; encoded by the coding sequence ATGAAAAGGCTACTCGTTTTACTCTTGGCAGGATTAGTGATTTTCATTCCTCTTGGAGGAGTTGTTCCAATGGAGAAGGCGGCTGTCCCCATCCATATGGCGGTGGAGTTCGTTGACCACGCAGCCAGTGCCCACATAGCAAAAAAACAAGGTTGGTTTCAAGCCGAAGGTTTAGACGTCACCGCTTTTGATAACTATATAACCGGCATGGCCCTGGCTGCAGCTCTAGGCCGGGGCGATATCAATGTGGCCTACGTCTGCCTGATACCGGCCATAAGTGCTTATGCCAATGGCAAAGTGCCGATAAAGGTTGTTGCCGGAACGCATAAGTATGGCTACGGATTACTCGTTGATCCCAACAAGGTAAAAACCGTTAAGGATTTAGAAAGGCCCGATATCCGCCTGGCTTGCCAACGGGAGGGAAGTCCTACAGACGCAGTCATGCATAAGATGATGGAAAAGTATCGGCTTGATAAAGAGAAGATACTGAAGAAAGTCCGGCGCATGCCTCCGCCCAAGGTGCTCCTCGCCCTCAAGATGGGGCAAATAGATGCGGGTTTTTGTTGTGAGCAGTTCCCCACAATGGGCGAGGAATTAGGATTCAAGGTGCTCCTGACGGCACAGGACGTCTGGTCTGATATGCAAGGGAGCGTTCTAGTAGCAAGGGATGACCTCATAAGAGACCATCCTGAGGTAGTTAGAAAGCTGGTAAAGATAACTCGGCGAGGGGTCCAATACATTAATAAACATCCGGAAGATGCGGCTCGAATCGTCGCTGGTGAGTTGACGGTTGCCGGCAAAGAGGTTTTCCCTCTAAGGGTAGGAAAGGTCGCCGCCAAATTGGAAATTACTCCAGAGGCTATATTGAGGTCCTTGACTATCAGAATGAAGTGTACTACCGATATTGACCCTAAAATGGTTCAGGAAGAGATAGATTATCTGGCAGAGCTAGGCTATATAAAGAGCAGCTTCAAAGCTGAGGATATTCTGGATTTGAGCTTCCTTGAAGGTGAATAG
- a CDS encoding dodecin domain-containing protein, whose product MPDGRVARVTEVISGSPKGFDDAIQLGFKRAVKTLRGITGMRIIEFRVAVENEKIVEYRVRMEVIFVLED is encoded by the coding sequence ATGCCTGATGGTAGGGTAGCCAGGGTAACAGAGGTGATCTCAGGATCACCCAAGGGCTTCGATGATGCCATCCAACTGGGGTTCAAAAGGGCTGTAAAGACCTTAAGGGGGATCACGGGTATGCGCATCATAGAGTTTAGGGTGGCGGTGGAGAACGAAAAGATAGTGGAGTACAGGGTAAGGATGGAGGTCATTTTCGTCCTGGAGGACTAA
- a CDS encoding DUF5615 family PIN-like protein — translation MKFLADENIEREIVNCLREEGHVVFYVAEMEPGISDEAVLNLANKEKAILMTSDKDFGELVFRLNRIHQGVVLVRLAGLYPEEKEGIILGVIKEHKDELLSAFTVISPNSVRIRKKK, via the coding sequence ATGAAATTCTTAGCTGACGAAAATATAGAAAGGGAAATCGTAAACTGCCTTCGGGAGGAGGGACACGTAGTTTTTTATGTAGCTGAGATGGAGCCAGGCATATCAGATGAAGCGGTACTTAACTTAGCAAACAAAGAAAAGGCGATCTTAATGACCTCAGATAAGGATTTTGGGGAGTTAGTGTTTAGATTAAATCGTATACACCAAGGGGTGGTACTTGTGCGATTGGCGGGTTTATACCCTGAGGAAAAAGAAGGGATTATATTAGGGGTTATCAAAGAGCATAAAGACGAACTTCTGTCCGCCTTTACTGTTATCAGTCCAAACAGTGTCCGCATAAGAAAAAAGAAATGA
- a CDS encoding PaaI family thioesterase has protein sequence MELVKDKRCFVCGEENRDGLKLRVLRDGDKGVKAEFVAHDRYRGWSTYLHGGVVSLIFDELLGWNSFYLGYDAMTARMEVRYRKPIPLGSRVIFKGTLEKETKGLLEIKTVAYLEDGSLAAEGRGKMVIINQKGV, from the coding sequence ATGGAGCTTGTCAAGGACAAGCGCTGTTTTGTCTGTGGTGAGGAGAATCGTGATGGTCTAAAACTCCGGGTCCTTAGGGATGGAGATAAAGGGGTGAAGGCGGAGTTCGTCGCCCACGATCGTTACCGGGGTTGGTCCACATACCTTCACGGTGGTGTTGTGAGCCTTATCTTTGATGAGCTCTTGGGATGGAACTCCTTCTACTTGGGTTATGATGCGATGACCGCAAGGATGGAGGTGAGGTACCGCAAGCCCATTCCCTTGGGTAGCCGGGTAATCTTTAAAGGGACCTTAGAAAAAGAGACCAAAGGGCTATTAGAGATAAAGACCGTTGCCTATTTGGAAGATGGGTCTCTGGCAGCTGAGGGAAGGGGTAAGATGGTGATCATCAATCAGAAGGGGGTTTAG
- a CDS encoding aminopeptidase, whose amino-acid sequence MSKMRWIFVLLLSLFIFTSCAKGLYIGKLAWGEAKILWGSIPVQEALRDEGMAQGAKERLRLVQEVKEFAQEKIGLSLDGCYEAFYRVKGDTLIYLVSACPKDSLEPYPWRFPIVGEVSYKGFFDKKDALEELKSLEERGLDTCLQRAMAFSTLGWLNDPIYSTILDRHPVVIINTIIHELVHNTIFLKGETEFNEQIASFVGGKGALMFIEERFGSSSPYYQLALDLARDEELVAGFIQKIYDELKGVYAQEMSWDEKMRRREEIFAQGKRRFADLRGMLKTGYLLDLDKEKFNNALIVAYKRYLNPPDSLLHQVYETLGCDLRNFIELLKGLKKTRESPYLYLEKWLWERSKPPSD is encoded by the coding sequence ATGTCAAAGATGCGCTGGATTTTTGTCCTTTTACTATCTCTTTTCATCTTTACCTCTTGCGCTAAGGGGCTGTATATAGGGAAGCTCGCCTGGGGAGAGGCAAAGATATTATGGGGGAGCATACCAGTTCAGGAGGCCTTAAGGGATGAGGGGATGGCACAAGGGGCAAAGGAGAGGCTCAGGCTTGTTCAGGAAGTGAAAGAATTCGCCCAGGAGAAGATAGGTTTGAGCCTTGACGGCTGCTATGAGGCCTTTTATCGGGTAAAGGGGGATACCCTTATCTATCTGGTGAGTGCCTGTCCCAAAGATAGCCTGGAGCCCTATCCATGGCGTTTCCCTATAGTTGGAGAGGTATCATATAAGGGTTTTTTTGACAAAAAGGATGCCTTAGAGGAGCTGAAGAGTTTAGAAGAAAGGGGGTTGGATACCTGCCTTCAGAGGGCCATGGCCTTCAGCACCCTGGGTTGGCTGAATGATCCTATCTATTCCACCATCTTGGATCGACACCCGGTGGTTATCATCAATACCATCATCCATGAACTCGTCCATAACACCATCTTTCTCAAAGGGGAGACGGAATTTAACGAACAAATAGCATCTTTTGTCGGCGGAAAAGGCGCCCTCATGTTTATCGAGGAGAGGTTTGGATCATCTTCCCCCTATTATCAGCTAGCACTGGATCTCGCCAGGGATGAGGAGCTAGTTGCTGGGTTTATCCAGAAGATTTATGATGAGTTGAAGGGGGTCTATGCCCAGGAGATGTCATGGGATGAGAAGATGAGGAGGAGGGAGGAGATATTTGCCCAAGGGAAGAGGAGGTTCGCCGACCTCAGGGGGATGTTAAAGACGGGTTATTTATTGGATCTCGATAAGGAGAAATTTAACAACGCCTTGATCGTGGCCTATAAGCGTTATCTCAACCCTCCGGATAGCCTTCTCCATCAGGTATATGAAACATTAGGGTGCGATTTAAGGAATTTTATCGAACTTCTTAAAGGTCTAAAGAAGACTAGGGAATCGCCCTACCTCTACCTGGAGAAATGGCTTTGGGAAAGGTCTAAACCCCCTTCTGATTGA
- a CDS encoding sugar phosphate isomerase/epimerase, whose amino-acid sequence MIIQTTVPYEMILERQDEAIRRRIHPEIYFDSFALDRCQDEDVRRLGEALKRSGISYTFHAPYMDLAPGGVDSKIRKATRERLEHVLHLAALTQPKVVVCHPGYDKWRYGEFQDLWLKESLDMWDPLVKKAQKLGVTLALENVFEERPETIERLIEAINSPHFGFCFDTGHWLVFSKIGWKEWIKRLGKRMIEVHIHDNNGKEDQHLPPGDGKFDFHGFFHHIWEQQLFPIYTLEVHREEELARSFETVREYLEDQGRAKN is encoded by the coding sequence ATGATCATCCAAACCACTGTCCCCTATGAGATGATCCTGGAACGTCAAGATGAGGCCATCAGGAGGAGGATACACCCGGAGATATACTTTGACTCCTTTGCCCTGGATAGGTGTCAGGACGAGGATGTGCGGCGTTTAGGCGAGGCATTAAAAAGGAGTGGCATCTCCTATACCTTTCACGCCCCTTACATGGACCTGGCCCCTGGAGGGGTGGACAGCAAGATCAGAAAGGCTACTAGAGAGAGATTGGAGCACGTCCTTCATCTGGCGGCCTTGACCCAACCCAAGGTTGTGGTCTGTCATCCTGGATACGATAAATGGCGCTACGGTGAGTTTCAAGATCTCTGGCTAAAGGAGAGCCTGGATATGTGGGACCCCTTGGTGAAGAAGGCACAGAAGCTAGGGGTAACGTTGGCGCTGGAAAACGTCTTTGAGGAAAGACCAGAGACCATAGAGAGGCTTATAGAAGCGATCAACTCCCCTCACTTTGGCTTTTGCTTTGACACCGGCCATTGGCTTGTCTTCAGCAAAATAGGTTGGAAGGAGTGGATAAAGAGGCTTGGCAAGAGGATGATCGAGGTACATATCCACGACAATAATGGGAAAGAGGACCAACACCTCCCTCCAGGAGATGGGAAATTCGATTTCCATGGGTTTTTTCACCATATTTGGGAGCAGCAGCTTTTCCCCATCTACACCCTTGAGGTCCATCGAGAGGAGGAATTGGCAAGGAGTTTTGAGACGGTGAGGGAATACCTAGAGGATCAGGGGAGGGCAAAGAATTAA
- a CDS encoding ABC transporter permease produces the protein MKVNRLKKIRPGWGILPVAIFLAIWEIVARLNLIPGQFFFPPFSAVIQEFYTLTTNGVLGDNFLASLVRVLIGFCAGSIAGITIGIIMGWRDFVHKALNPIISLLYPIPALGWLPLLMLWLGIGEALPITIIFICSFFPVLYNTVTGIKNVDEDYIQVARTLGASDIRILITVVMPLALPNIFTGLRLEAGMAWRVIIAAEMVAIPTGIGALMMKAESLIRIDIIIVCLIVLSVMCLTFEKFFAYLETRLTSQWR, from the coding sequence TTGAAGGTGAATAGGCTAAAGAAAATTAGACCAGGTTGGGGGATACTACCTGTGGCCATATTCCTGGCTATATGGGAAATAGTCGCTCGACTGAACCTGATCCCAGGGCAGTTCTTCTTCCCCCCGTTCTCCGCCGTAATACAAGAGTTTTATACCCTGACAACCAATGGAGTGCTGGGGGATAATTTTCTTGCTAGCCTGGTCCGGGTCTTGATTGGCTTCTGCGCCGGTTCTATAGCTGGCATAACTATAGGAATCATAATGGGGTGGAGGGATTTTGTACATAAGGCACTGAACCCCATAATCAGCCTCCTCTACCCCATCCCCGCCCTCGGCTGGCTACCACTATTGATGCTATGGCTTGGAATAGGTGAAGCACTGCCGATCACTATAATATTTATCTGCTCCTTCTTTCCCGTCCTCTATAATACCGTCACCGGTATCAAAAATGTAGACGAGGATTACATCCAGGTGGCTAGAACGCTGGGCGCTTCAGATATTAGGATTCTGATCACAGTGGTTATGCCCTTAGCCCTACCTAATATCTTCACTGGGCTGAGGTTAGAAGCGGGGATGGCATGGCGGGTGATAATAGCTGCTGAAATGGTAGCTATCCCTACCGGAATCGGAGCCCTGATGATGAAAGCGGAAAGCCTCATCCGCATAGACATCATCATCGTTTGCCTGATAGTATTATCCGTGATGTGTCTCACCTTCGAGAAGTTCTTTGCCTATTTGGAAACGAGGTTGACCAGCCAGTGGAGGTAA
- a CDS encoding biotin--[acetyl-CoA-carboxylase] ligase, giving the protein MRGAEIAGRILEMLRGSKGYLSGVEMSKVLGISRSAIWKHIRSLRREGYKIEAKPASGYRLVAVPSHLTTWEIQAGLGTQVFGHRIHAFSQVDSTNEVAFRLAMEGAKEGEVVVAEAQTRGKGRMRRSWESPLGFNIYLSLILRPKIPPSRIPLITLMAAVASAEAIEEVTALAPTIKWPNDLLTRRRKLGGILTEADMEMDRINFVILGIGINVNMPRNFFPLPLKDRATSLREELGREISRAVLIQALLRKMEVWYRRLSENKGGELRQRWEDLSQVKGREVEVSFMGEMIKGKALGIDEDGALLVQEAGGRVKRIVAGDVRVAGW; this is encoded by the coding sequence TTGAGAGGCGCGGAGATAGCCGGTAGGATATTGGAGATGTTGAGGGGCAGCAAGGGTTATCTTTCTGGAGTAGAGATGAGCAAGGTCTTGGGGATAAGCAGGAGCGCCATCTGGAAACACATCAGATCCCTGCGCAGGGAAGGTTATAAGATTGAGGCCAAGCCTGCCAGTGGGTATAGATTGGTCGCCGTCCCCTCACATCTCACCACCTGGGAGATCCAAGCTGGCCTTGGGACCCAGGTATTTGGACACAGGATTCATGCATTCTCTCAGGTGGACTCCACCAATGAGGTCGCCTTTCGCCTCGCCATGGAGGGGGCAAAAGAAGGGGAGGTGGTTGTGGCAGAGGCACAGACCAGGGGTAAAGGGAGGATGAGGCGCAGTTGGGAGTCTCCGTTGGGTTTTAACATCTACCTATCCCTTATCCTCAGACCAAAGATCCCACCGAGCAGGATACCCTTGATTACCCTGATGGCGGCGGTGGCCAGCGCCGAGGCCATAGAAGAGGTCACTGCACTTGCCCCCACCATAAAGTGGCCAAACGACCTGCTGACAAGGAGGAGGAAGTTAGGGGGTATCCTCACGGAGGCGGATATGGAGATGGATAGGATAAATTTCGTCATCTTAGGGATAGGGATCAACGTCAATATGCCCCGCAACTTCTTCCCCCTCCCCCTAAAGGATAGGGCCACCTCCTTAAGAGAGGAGTTGGGAAGGGAGATTTCAAGGGCCGTTCTCATCCAAGCACTCCTGCGGAAGATGGAGGTTTGGTACAGGAGGCTCAGCGAAAATAAGGGGGGGGAGCTCAGACAGAGATGGGAGGATCTCTCTCAGGTAAAGGGAAGAGAGGTAGAGGTTAGCTTTATGGGAGAGATGATTAAGGGAAAGGCCTTGGGGATAGATGAAGATGGGGCCTTGCTGGTGCAAGAGGCCGGGGGAAGGGTGAAGAGGATAGTAGCTGGTGATGTAAGGGTAGCGGGATGGTGA